A window of Adhaeribacter arboris genomic DNA:
TTATATTAAGAAAACTTGGTGTAGAATACCGCGCAACCGACCGGAAGAAGGCGGGGGCAACGTAAAATAAGGTTGCGCCTCTTGCAATGCCGGATAAATAACCTCGGCGTAAACCGCATACGTATTAATTGGCCGCAGCAATTTTGCTACTTGCTCATAGGCTTGGCGCGAGTTTAAAGAGCAATAAACGGAGGTTGGCACAACACAAGTACCCAAACCGCAATCCTCGCTGGTAGTTTTAGATTTTGGAGCCGGCTTTTTACAGCAACAATTGGAATGGGTAGAAGTAGTAATTGCTTTTTCCATTTCGTTAGAAGAGCAATTCGAAACCGCTATCCGAAATCCGGCAGAAGCCAAAGTGATGGCCAGAATTAAGGTGTAGTGAATGATTTTCTGAATTGCTCGCATGAATGAAATGACGAAATAAAAAATGAGTAGCCCGGCTCACGCCTCTTTATACAAACAAAATTAGATAAACTTAAGTTACTTTCTTTATATAATCTTAAAAAAAACTAATATAATTTAGACGTTTAACTGTTTATGTAAGTTGTTTCAAATTCAACAGTAATTTTTTTCTTTTCAGAAACAAATAGATTATTTCTTATAGTACCCTACGCACCCTGATGGTTAGAAAAAGTTTATACTTACTTTATGTTTCATCATTATTCCGTAAGACCCGATTTATTGTTTTAATTTTTTGCTTGATTTTGTAAATAACGTGAGTTAGAACTGCAAAAGGTAAAAATGAAATACGAGCGATTATTGGGTTTTGGATTTAAATTAAATCCGTTAAAGTTTTATCAGTTTAATCAATTGACAAAATCAATAAAATGCTCTTTTATTAAAGGGGCAGGGCCGAAAAAGGGTACGTTCTGCTTAAGTAGTTATCGTTCGTTTACTGCCATAGAGAAACCTAATGCGTGCTGTTTTTTTAATTAAAAGTAATTTGCCGAAAGTAATACCAATTGTTGAAGGTCATTTTTGAACGCAGAAAAGCCATCAATTTAAATCAAAACAACAAAAAACACTATATGGATAACTTAAACAGGGAAGTAACTAAATTTCTTGACGACTTGCATCACCCTTTGAGAGCCGAAATAGAACAGTTACGACGAACAATTTTAAACGCTGATGGTAGAATAACAGAAAACATAAAATGGAATGGACCAAATTATTGTTTGGAGAACGAAGACCGAATAACAATGAGAATTCATCCACCCAAACAAATTCAATTAATTTTTCACAGAGGCGTCAAAAAACTAACTCAACCTAAAGACAAAATTATTGTCGACAATTCAGGACTTCTTGTTTGGAAAGAGAATGATCGAGCAGTAGTTTCTTTTCAGGATAGTAACGGTATACAAAAATCAAAATTGGAACTGGAAGATATCGTAAATAAATGGATGAAAGCAACGAAGTCAACCACAACAAACCGCTAATAGAATATTAACAAAAGTAGGCTAACCCCCTATTATTCGGCTGACGGAAGTAAATCAACCTATATAATGCTCATAAACGGTAATGATGAAATTTCCGCCTTCGGCAATACCTAAACCGTTTTCCAAGAACCAATCCATAAAAATTGTAAATTCGGGTATGAAAAAATTACTACTTCTTGCCTGGATTTTCTTTTTTTTGTTAGGATGTAAAAAGGACGACGTAAACCCTAAATCTACCGCTGACCTCTTGCAGGGAGCCTGGAAGGTAGTCTCCAATACCTATGAAGGCTACGATGCGTCAAACGTTAAAGTTTACACGGATACTACCCAGAATAATTCCATCTATATTATTTCGGGGCAAAGCATTGCTATTTCCGATGGTACTACCACTAATCCTTGGGCTACGTACAGTTTAAGCGAACAACAAAACAAAAAGTACATTCACGTAGCTGGTTACGGCTTAAGCTCCAGCTTTGAGTTGGCTTTACTTACCGAAAGCAATATGACCTGGCAACGGGAA
This region includes:
- a CDS encoding DUF1801 domain-containing protein, which translates into the protein MDNLNREVTKFLDDLHHPLRAEIEQLRRTILNADGRITENIKWNGPNYCLENEDRITMRIHPPKQIQLIFHRGVKKLTQPKDKIIVDNSGLLVWKENDRAVVSFQDSNGIQKSKLELEDIVNKWMKATKSTTTNR